The DNA window ACTGGCTGTATCCGCTCTGATTCAGCTTACAGTTCTGACCATTTTCATCCGAAAATCCTTTGATCAGCTGCACAAGGATCTGACGCTTATGGATAGGATCATCGTCGATGGATTTCACGAAAAAATCCCGGAAGTCCGCACTGATGAAATCGGTATGATTGCTCACCGATACAATATTCTGCTTGATAAGATCAATGCCCTGATTCAGGAAACCGTACAGAAAGAAACTGCTCAGTCACATGCGCAGCTGAAAGCACTGCAATATCAGATCAATCCGCATTTTATCTATAACACCCTCAGTGTTTTCTCCGGATACGCCTCGCAAAACGGACAGGATACCCTTGCAGAATCTATCGCTTCTTTCGGTCAGATTCTGCGTTATAATATTAAAAATGACAGTTTGTATGCTTCCATTGATTCCGAGTTACACTGTGCATACTCTCTGATCAATGTATACAATATCCGTTATTTTAATCAGATTCAACTCACCGTGGATGTTCCCCCGGCTCTGAAACAGTTTCGTATCATCAAATTCTTACTGCAACCGCTTTTGGAAAATTCCATCCTGCATGGTCTTGATCAGCCGGGTACTTCTCTGGATATTTTTCTTTCCATATGTCTTACGGATGACTTTCTTAATATCGAACTCTCTGACAACGGAAAAGGTATGTCCCCGGAACGTCTTGCAGAAGTTCTGAACTACATGCAGCATCCTTCCGAAGAACTTCCGGCTTCTTCCAAAGGTTCTTTTATCGGTCTTCAGAACATCTACCGGCGCCTGAAACTGTTTTACGGACAGTCTGCACAGCTTTATATCGAAAGTGAAGAACAGTGCGGAACTATGATCACCCTGCATTTTCCTGCGATTTTTTCAGAGACTGCCGGCAACCTGCAATCATAACACCACACAAAATATATCGAGGTGACAACATGGCTTTACATAATATTTTAATTGTTGATGATGAGTACTATATCTGTGAAGGGCTGCACAAAAAACTCGTTCAGCTGAACCATCCCTGCATCGGTGAAATACTCACCTGCTTTTCCGGTGAGGAAGCGATTTCCGTGTGCAAAACTTATAAACCACATATTATTTTTACAGATATCAAGATGAGCGGCATCAATGGAATTGAACTGATTCATGCTCTGCGGGAAACTCTCCATCCGGTTCAGTTCATTGTTCTCAGCGGATATGATGATTTTGAATATGTCCGTGGTGCGTTTCAAAATGGCGCTATCGACTATCTTCTGAAACCGGTTCTGAACGATGATCTGACACGGGTAGTCGCTGCCGCACTTTCCACACTGGACGCGAATTATCGGGATCCCGGAAAACAACGGGGAACTCTCTTTCAGTTTTCCGCCGATGTACTTCGAAAAATAGTTTCCCTGCCGATATCTGCTCCAGTTCCTGCTTCACTTATTACCAACATGGAGCAGATCGGTATCGGTCCGAATTGCTGTATCGCTCTTGTTGCTTCCCTGACACCATGGAATTCCGATGAAGCAACCGCGTATAGCAACCAGATTTACGACAATTTTCACCATGTACTGTGCAACACGATAGCAGAATCCAAACTTTGCATTCTCTGTGATGCAAAAGATTACGAATCGCTGCTGGCTTTTCTCTCTTCCTCTGTCAGCAGTTCTGCCACACTTGCCTGCAGTGTCACCGCAGCATATCCGGTCATGCAGGTTGCAGAGCTGTACCAGACAGCAGAAGAACTGCTCGCTCTGCGGCTTCTTTATGGCTATGGAAAAATTTTTACCACGATGGAACAGGGACACAGCGCGGAACTGTCCCCAAGATTAAAACATCTGGTCACACAGTTTCTGGAAAATCCTTCCTTAATCTCCGGCAATGCGCAGCGTACCACTTTTTACAGGGAAATAGAGAAATTATCTCTGCCGGATCTTCG is part of the Blautia faecicola genome and encodes:
- a CDS encoding response regulator transcription factor, with the translated sequence MALHNILIVDDEYYICEGLHKKLVQLNHPCIGEILTCFSGEEAISVCKTYKPHIIFTDIKMSGINGIELIHALRETLHPVQFIVLSGYDDFEYVRGAFQNGAIDYLLKPVLNDDLTRVVAAALSTLDANYRDPGKQRGTLFQFSADVLRKIVSLPISAPVPASLITNMEQIGIGPNCCIALVASLTPWNSDEATAYSNQIYDNFHHVLCNTIAESKLCILCDAKDYESLLAFLSSSVSSSATLACSVTAAYPVMQVAELYQTAEELLALRLLYGYGKIFTTMEQGHSAELSPRLKHLVTQFLENPSLISGNAQRTTFYREIEKLSLPDLRNFFQYFNEILNLTILNSNTGRKNSPKVSLFDFATYRELEEYFYNRLNEYAKTAIHTRQTLDSMTLIRNYIDLHYMENLTLTDLADRFFISYSYLSKSFRKTFHMSFQEYLRMLRMEQALTLLKDPGLSIQQIAAQVGYENAFNFSRSFKAQYGVSPSHFRNT